A DNA window from Litorivicinus lipolyticus contains the following coding sequences:
- the ilvC gene encoding ketol-acid reductoisomerase: MKVYYDKDCDLSLIKGRKVSIIGYGSQGHAHACNLHDSGVDVTVGLRAGSASRAKAESAGLKVADVAVAVAQADFIMILTPDEFQGALYNDEIEPNVKSGATLAFAHGFAIHYNQVVPRADLDVVMVAPKAPGHTVRSEFVKGGGIPDLIAIQQDASGTAKELALSYASAIGGGRTGIIETTFKDETETDLFGEQAVLCGGAVELVKMGFETLTEAGYAPEMAYFECLHELKLIVDLMYEGGIANMNYSISNNAEYGEYVTGPEIINDESRQAMRNALKRIQDGEYAKMFIAEGASNYPSMTARRRNNAAHPIEETGAQLRAMMPWISANALVDKSKN, from the coding sequence ATGAAAGTGTATTACGACAAAGACTGCGACCTGTCCCTGATCAAAGGCCGTAAAGTTTCTATTATCGGTTATGGCTCACAGGGCCACGCCCACGCCTGTAACCTGCACGACTCTGGTGTTGACGTCACGGTCGGCCTGCGCGCTGGCAGTGCTTCACGCGCCAAAGCTGAAAGTGCTGGCCTGAAAGTGGCTGACGTTGCCGTTGCCGTTGCCCAAGCTGATTTCATCATGATCCTGACGCCTGACGAATTCCAAGGTGCGCTGTACAACGACGAAATCGAACCGAACGTCAAAAGCGGTGCGACCTTGGCATTCGCCCACGGCTTTGCCATTCACTACAACCAGGTTGTGCCGCGCGCCGACTTGGACGTGGTCATGGTCGCGCCGAAAGCGCCGGGTCACACCGTGCGTAGCGAATTCGTTAAGGGCGGCGGTATCCCTGACTTGATCGCGATCCAGCAGGACGCGTCGGGCACGGCCAAAGAGTTGGCACTGTCATATGCATCCGCAATCGGCGGCGGTCGTACCGGTATCATCGAGACCACGTTCAAGGACGAAACTGAAACCGACTTGTTCGGCGAGCAGGCAGTTCTGTGTGGTGGTGCGGTTGAGCTGGTCAAAATGGGCTTTGAAACCCTGACCGAAGCGGGCTACGCACCTGAGATGGCTTACTTCGAGTGCTTGCACGAGCTCAAGTTGATCGTTGACTTGATGTACGAAGGCGGCATCGCCAACATGAACTACTCGATCTCGAACAACGCTGAATACGGCGAGTACGTGACCGGTCCTGAAATCATCAACGACGAAAGCCGTCAGGCTATGCGCAACGCACTCAAGCGCATCCAAGACGGCGAGTACGCCAAGATGTTCATCGCCGAAGGCGCAAGCAACTACCCGTCCATGACAGCGCGTCGTCGCAACAACGCAGCACACCCGATCGAAGAGACCGGTGCTCAGTTGCGTGCCATGATGCCTTGGATCAGCGCTAACGCTCTGGTCGACAAGTCAAAGAACTAA
- a CDS encoding protein-methionine-sulfoxide reductase heme-binding subunit MsrQ codes for MKPALWALAFAPIGYIAFQIYLLATGSPHALGGEPGAAVMRLLGNTAWWALILVLAITPLRQWWPALTPLVRARRLVGLWVSAYVVMHLLAYYLLVLGMDVSVLWDDISQKPYAIAGFAATLGLIPLTVTSTRGWMRRLGRDWKRLHRIVYGVAFAAWIHVVWQVRSDYTEAVVFGLILLVLALLRAPTLRLHIHQLFLRN; via the coding sequence TTGAAGCCAGCGCTATGGGCGTTGGCCTTTGCGCCGATCGGCTATATCGCATTTCAGATATACCTGTTGGCCACGGGTTCGCCGCACGCACTGGGCGGCGAGCCGGGGGCGGCGGTCATGCGGCTGCTAGGCAATACCGCTTGGTGGGCACTGATACTTGTGTTGGCCATTACGCCACTGCGTCAATGGTGGCCGGCGTTAACACCGTTGGTCCGGGCGCGGCGTTTGGTCGGATTATGGGTGTCAGCGTATGTGGTCATGCATCTTTTGGCGTACTACCTGTTGGTGCTGGGTATGGATGTATCGGTATTGTGGGATGACATCAGCCAAAAACCCTATGCCATAGCCGGTTTTGCGGCGACACTTGGGCTGATTCCCTTGACGGTGACCAGTACCCGCGGTTGGATGCGCCGGTTAGGCCGGGATTGGAAGCGGCTTCATCGAATAGTTTACGGCGTTGCATTTGCCGCCTGGATTCATGTGGTATGGCAGGTCCGTTCCGACTATACCGAGGCGGTCGTCTTCGGTTTGATACTGCTGGTGCTGGCACTGCTCAGGGCGCCGACATTACGGCTGCATATTCACCAGCTGTTTTTACGAAATTAA
- a CDS encoding GMC family oxidoreductase, which yields MSSKNFDYIVIGAGSAGCLLANRLSADPEKHVLLVEAGKRDNYHWIHIPVGYLYCIGNPRTDWLFKTQPDAGLNGRSLLYPRGKTLGGCSSINGMIYMRGQARDYDGWAELTGDAGWSWDNCLPAFQQHENHYRLDQGSDLAGAERDAFKKLHGHGGEWRIEKQRLRWDILAAFSDAAVQAGIPRTDDFNGGDNAGVGYFEVNQRKGWRWNTAKAFLRPVNARPNLTVWTQSQVERLTFDEQDELTCNGAIINRGGESVAVTATRCVVLSAGAIGSPQVLQLSGIGPRALLESHDIAVHVDAPGVGQNLQDHLQIRAVYKVSNVKTLNTTANSLWGKAMIGLEYLLTRSGPMSMSPSQLGAFTKSDPAQPHANLEYHVQPLSLEAFGEDLHPFPAFTASVCNLNPTSRGQVRIQSNRFDDAPLIEPNYLSTPEDRKIAADSLRQIRDIVNQSALAQYQPEEYKPGLQYQTDEELATLAGEIATTIFHPVGTVKMGRDDDTMAVLDTRLRVRGVHNLRVADASVMPTITSGNTNSPTLMIAEKAARFIIDDQA from the coding sequence ATGAGCAGTAAAAATTTCGATTACATCGTCATTGGTGCGGGATCGGCCGGATGTTTGCTGGCAAACCGCCTCAGCGCCGACCCCGAGAAACACGTGCTGCTGGTAGAAGCCGGCAAGCGCGACAACTATCACTGGATCCACATCCCGGTCGGGTATTTATACTGTATTGGTAACCCGCGTACGGATTGGTTATTTAAAACCCAACCCGACGCGGGCCTGAATGGCCGCTCGCTCCTGTATCCGCGTGGCAAGACACTCGGTGGTTGCTCGTCGATCAATGGCATGATCTACATGCGCGGCCAAGCTCGGGACTACGACGGTTGGGCCGAGCTGACGGGCGATGCCGGTTGGTCGTGGGATAACTGCCTGCCCGCGTTTCAACAGCACGAAAACCACTACCGCCTTGACCAAGGATCCGACCTCGCCGGTGCTGAGCGCGATGCGTTTAAAAAGCTACACGGCCACGGTGGCGAGTGGCGCATCGAAAAGCAGCGCCTGCGCTGGGACATCCTTGCGGCCTTCTCGGACGCCGCAGTCCAGGCCGGCATCCCACGCACTGATGACTTTAATGGCGGCGACAATGCCGGCGTTGGCTACTTCGAGGTCAACCAGCGCAAAGGCTGGCGTTGGAACACCGCTAAGGCATTCTTGCGTCCAGTCAACGCACGTCCAAACTTGACCGTCTGGACCCAGAGCCAGGTCGAGCGCCTAACTTTTGACGAGCAAGATGAACTGACCTGCAACGGCGCCATCATCAACCGTGGTGGCGAATCGGTGGCGGTGACGGCGACCCGCTGCGTGGTCTTGTCCGCAGGCGCCATCGGATCACCGCAGGTGCTGCAGTTATCGGGCATTGGCCCGCGGGCATTGCTCGAAAGCCACGACATTGCAGTCCATGTGGATGCGCCTGGGGTGGGCCAGAACCTGCAAGACCACCTGCAGATCCGTGCGGTCTACAAGGTATCAAATGTTAAAACACTCAACACCACGGCCAACAGCCTGTGGGGCAAGGCTATGATCGGGCTTGAATACCTGTTAACCCGGTCAGGGCCGATGAGCATGTCCCCCAGCCAACTGGGTGCCTTTACCAAGTCCGATCCGGCCCAACCCCATGCAAATTTGGAGTACCACGTACAGCCTCTGAGTTTGGAAGCCTTCGGCGAGGACCTACACCCCTTCCCCGCATTCACCGCCAGCGTATGCAACCTAAACCCGACCAGCCGCGGCCAGGTGCGTATTCAATCCAACCGCTTTGACGATGCCCCGTTGATTGAACCCAACTACCTGAGCACGCCGGAGGACCGCAAAATCGCCGCGGACAGCCTGCGTCAGATCCGCGATATCGTGAATCAATCGGCGCTGGCTCAATACCAACCCGAGGAATATAAGCCCGGATTGCAATACCAAACCGACGAGGAACTGGCGACGCTGGCTGGCGAAATTGCGACAACAATTTTTCACCCGGTTGGCACCGTCAAGATGGGACGGGATGATGACACTATGGCTGTGCTCGATACCCGCTTGCGGGTGCGCGGCGTGCATAACCTACGTGTCGCTGACGCCAGCGTGATGCCAACTATTACCAGTGGTAACACCAACTCGCCGACCCTAATGATTGCCGAAAAAGCAGCGCGCTTTATCATCGACGACCAAGCCTGA
- a CDS encoding LysR family transcriptional regulator produces the protein MDYTALRVFVTIAEQGSLTRAATQLCITQPAVSLQLKKLQSELSLTLLERSGPGMRLTDAGRKLLPAAQRAVEVFAEFRTAARGLQDGVYGNLRIGTIIDPEFVRLGATLGLLSQHHPGLTFDLRQGMSGNVARDVETGLLDVGFTLGLPGFKDLSPKLHVKPLAEFTYKVIAPAGWGHEVTGKDWTELATLPWISTPEPSVHSRLLASAFDGLGVTPRIAARVDVEPSMMDLVKSGVALSLARDSLALQAAKEHGVMVADRVALQAELGFICVKGREAEPAIGAAFELVGRAWGL, from the coding sequence GTGGACTACACGGCGCTGCGCGTATTCGTCACCATTGCTGAACAAGGTTCGCTAACCCGAGCCGCAACCCAGCTTTGCATCACCCAGCCTGCCGTCAGCTTGCAGTTAAAGAAGCTCCAGTCAGAGCTGTCATTGACCCTGCTGGAGCGCAGCGGCCCGGGTATGCGATTAACCGATGCCGGCCGCAAACTGCTGCCGGCTGCACAACGCGCCGTCGAAGTTTTCGCCGAATTCCGCACCGCCGCACGCGGTCTTCAAGACGGGGTCTATGGCAACCTTCGCATCGGTACCATCATCGATCCCGAGTTCGTACGTTTAGGCGCCACGCTTGGCCTACTGTCACAGCACCACCCAGGCCTAACGTTTGATCTGCGCCAAGGGATGTCCGGCAATGTGGCTCGTGACGTAGAAACCGGGTTGCTCGATGTTGGCTTTACGCTGGGACTACCGGGGTTCAAAGACCTAAGCCCAAAGCTTCACGTCAAACCCTTGGCCGAATTTACCTACAAGGTGATTGCACCGGCCGGCTGGGGTCACGAAGTCACCGGCAAAGACTGGACAGAGTTGGCCACCTTACCGTGGATTAGCACGCCCGAACCCTCCGTGCACTCACGATTGTTAGCCAGCGCATTTGACGGCCTCGGCGTCACCCCACGGATCGCAGCGCGAGTCGACGTAGAGCCCTCGATGATGGATCTGGTGAAGTCCGGCGTGGCCTTGTCACTGGCCCGCGACAGCCTGGCATTGCAGGCGGCCAAGGAACATGGCGTGATGGTTGCTGACCGCGTAGCACTGCAGGCAGAACTGGGGTTTATCTGTGTCAAAGGGCGCGAGGCAGAGCCCGCGATTGGCGCAGCATTCGAGTTGGTGGGGCGGGCGTGGGGGCTTTAA
- a CDS encoding CoA transferase — MSHSEPAPLPPLPLDGVNVVDFGQYIAGPAVGMILADFGATVIHVDPPTGPMWDNPANAILNRNKLCLQLDLKTEQGVVDAHRLIAQADIVIENFRPGVLARLGVDLEALTDERTDLIALSVPGFASNDALRRDWRAFESVIAAQSGVFTDMGLNRVLMGINPSFSPLPLGSAYGTMLAASSVVLALQSREITGRGDYIEVPLAASLMEGLSYNSIHIDNFPARYKTQREKEIERRRASGEAMDVSYDDLQELLDPFYRSYLCKDKRYFYVVCPSHRFHAKRCLQTLGLYEELIADGLLEEPNSYKPMSEWTSNVSLGVYPLPKFWADKIAERMKAVFSTRTSGEWEKIFGRGKFPGAPQRWLQEWIYDDHAETTGLIVEVNDPTYGPMQQPGPLAWMHDHALPMLEPQGRRASDLTTALATMMMNPRPVFDEVKDPAPWLDGVKILDLCNVIAGPHSVAYLARFGAEVIKIDPASPLYDCWNTVIFGLSHMRSKQSVLLDIRHGDGRVAFEALVKSVDVVVWNATDSQVAQMGLTEELLSAINPEVIFCQLDCFGGIKQGLRTNYLGYDDVVQASTGIMHRFGGGMEAPEEHAHVGTIDVMCGFGGSLGIATALYQKYKTGRIGRPRTSLAALTGLAQIPFCFDYKGRPNFDEPAGREAQGYHALERFYPTSDGTLMLAAQLSQMHALSTALGLPDLERAKEEFRIHLLAEVFAKRSAAHWVDLLQGLNIAAAQCDSIDTLRDEHCQDAGVSSGIERGSYSFSRYADHPAGRTVIQLDPYAVRPRHAPIRALTPSEQYGASTRAVLQSVGYDDVEIDRLIKQGDAAERWSDEYLPT, encoded by the coding sequence ATGAGTCACTCAGAGCCGGCACCCTTGCCACCTTTGCCCCTGGACGGCGTTAACGTCGTCGACTTCGGCCAGTACATCGCCGGTCCCGCGGTCGGGATGATTTTGGCTGATTTTGGTGCGACCGTGATCCACGTCGATCCGCCAACGGGACCCATGTGGGACAACCCAGCTAACGCGATTTTGAATCGAAATAAGCTGTGCCTGCAGCTGGACCTTAAGACCGAACAGGGCGTCGTCGACGCCCATCGCTTGATCGCCCAGGCCGACATCGTGATCGAAAACTTTCGACCTGGTGTGCTGGCGCGTTTAGGTGTTGACCTTGAAGCCTTGACGGACGAGCGCACGGACTTGATTGCATTGTCCGTTCCCGGGTTTGCCTCCAACGATGCCCTGCGCCGTGATTGGCGGGCGTTTGAGAGCGTGATTGCTGCGCAGTCCGGGGTTTTCACCGACATGGGTTTGAACCGCGTATTGATGGGCATTAACCCATCATTTTCGCCGCTGCCTTTAGGCTCGGCGTACGGCACCATGCTAGCCGCGTCGTCGGTCGTATTGGCCCTGCAGTCGCGTGAAATAACCGGCCGCGGCGATTACATTGAAGTGCCGTTGGCCGCGTCACTGATGGAAGGGTTGAGCTACAACTCTATTCACATCGACAATTTCCCCGCACGCTACAAAACCCAGCGCGAAAAAGAAATCGAGCGGCGCCGGGCCAGCGGCGAGGCCATGGATGTCAGTTATGACGACTTACAGGAACTGCTTGATCCGTTTTATCGCTCATACCTGTGCAAGGACAAGCGGTACTTTTATGTGGTGTGCCCGTCGCACCGCTTCCATGCCAAACGCTGCCTGCAGACCCTAGGCCTTTACGAGGAACTCATTGCCGATGGGTTGCTGGAAGAGCCCAACAGTTACAAGCCCATGTCCGAGTGGACGTCCAACGTATCGCTGGGCGTTTACCCCCTGCCAAAGTTTTGGGCAGACAAAATCGCCGAGCGTATGAAAGCGGTGTTCAGCACCCGTACGTCCGGGGAATGGGAAAAGATCTTTGGTCGCGGCAAGTTTCCTGGCGCTCCGCAGCGATGGTTACAGGAATGGATTTACGACGACCATGCCGAGACCACCGGACTCATCGTAGAGGTGAATGACCCAACATACGGGCCGATGCAACAGCCCGGGCCGCTGGCGTGGATGCACGATCACGCCCTGCCAATGTTGGAACCGCAGGGACGCCGCGCATCGGACCTGACCACAGCCCTTGCAACCATGATGATGAACCCACGGCCAGTGTTTGACGAGGTCAAAGACCCAGCACCCTGGTTAGACGGGGTCAAAATCTTGGATCTGTGCAATGTTATCGCCGGCCCCCATTCGGTCGCCTACCTAGCCCGCTTTGGCGCTGAGGTCATCAAGATCGACCCTGCGAGCCCGCTATATGACTGCTGGAACACGGTGATTTTCGGCCTATCCCATATGCGCTCCAAGCAATCCGTATTGCTGGATATTCGACACGGGGACGGTCGCGTCGCGTTCGAGGCATTAGTTAAGTCGGTCGACGTCGTAGTCTGGAATGCCACGGACAGCCAAGTGGCTCAAATGGGCCTGACGGAGGAGCTGTTATCCGCCATTAACCCCGAAGTGATATTCTGCCAACTCGACTGTTTTGGTGGCATCAAGCAAGGCTTACGGACAAATTACCTCGGCTACGACGACGTCGTTCAAGCCAGCACCGGCATCATGCACCGATTCGGCGGTGGCATGGAGGCGCCCGAGGAGCACGCGCACGTAGGCACCATTGACGTCATGTGCGGGTTCGGTGGGTCACTCGGCATTGCCACGGCCTTGTATCAAAAATACAAAACTGGTCGTATTGGGCGACCGCGAACCTCGCTGGCGGCATTGACCGGACTGGCTCAGATCCCATTCTGTTTTGACTACAAAGGCCGGCCAAATTTTGATGAGCCCGCGGGACGTGAAGCCCAGGGCTACCATGCACTCGAACGTTTTTACCCCACCTCGGACGGCACCTTGATGCTGGCGGCACAACTGAGCCAGATGCACGCCCTGTCCACCGCACTGGGCCTTCCGGATCTGGAACGGGCCAAAGAAGAATTTCGTATTCACTTGCTGGCCGAGGTCTTTGCTAAGCGCAGCGCAGCTCACTGGGTCGATCTACTGCAAGGTCTTAACATCGCAGCTGCCCAATGCGACAGCATTGATACCTTACGCGACGAGCACTGCCAAGACGCCGGCGTATCTAGCGGTATCGAACGCGGTAGTTACTCGTTCTCACGCTACGCCGACCACCCCGCAGGGCGCACAGTGATTCAACTAGATCCCTATGCGGTGCGCCCTCGGCATGCCCCAATCCGCGCACTAACGCCCAGTGAGCAGTATGGCGCGTCAACGCGTGCGGTGTTGCAGTCGGTCGGCTACGATGATGTGGAAATTGATCGTCTCATTAAACAAGGCGACGCGGCCGAACGCTGGAGCGACGAATACTTGCCCACCTAA
- the msrP gene encoding protein-methionine-sulfoxide reductase catalytic subunit MsrP, translating to MAQQQPLPSEITPPEIWHRRKVIMAGLGAGLSLTALSAKSADAPIDYPGPDWLQPAIAGHQADPGSRDALTPYDVATRYNNFYEFGTDKSDPAKNAQDFVTDPWRVTVSGAANNIGEFDLEAIIRGLALEERITRFRCVEAWSMVLPFIGVPLSKVLSQFDPTGDAKYVAFETLVDPEQMPGQRSRFSTIQWPYQEGLRMDEAMHDLCFLAVGMYGQALPPQNGAPVRLVVPWKYGFKSIKSIVSIRFSETQPATAWNQIQPQEYGFYSNVNPQVSHPRWSQASERVLTGSLFPKRQDTLMFNGYADEVASLYAGMDLKANF from the coding sequence ATGGCCCAACAGCAACCACTTCCCAGTGAAATTACGCCCCCTGAAATTTGGCACCGTCGCAAGGTCATTATGGCCGGCTTGGGTGCCGGTCTTAGCCTGACCGCGCTGTCGGCCAAGTCGGCCGATGCCCCGATTGATTACCCCGGCCCCGATTGGTTGCAGCCCGCAATCGCAGGCCATCAAGCCGATCCGGGGTCACGCGATGCTCTGACCCCCTATGACGTTGCCACTCGCTATAACAACTTCTATGAGTTTGGGACTGACAAGAGTGATCCGGCTAAAAATGCCCAGGACTTTGTCACCGACCCATGGCGCGTGACGGTTTCGGGGGCGGCCAATAACATCGGAGAATTCGATCTTGAGGCGATTATTCGTGGGCTGGCTTTGGAAGAGCGCATCACGCGCTTTCGGTGCGTCGAGGCCTGGTCGATGGTACTGCCATTTATCGGTGTGCCTCTGTCAAAAGTGCTGAGCCAATTTGACCCCACCGGCGACGCCAAATACGTCGCCTTCGAGACCTTGGTTGACCCCGAGCAAATGCCCGGTCAGCGCAGCCGTTTTTCAACGATTCAGTGGCCGTATCAAGAAGGGCTTCGCATGGACGAAGCCATGCATGACCTATGTTTCTTAGCGGTCGGCATGTATGGCCAAGCGCTACCACCGCAAAACGGAGCTCCGGTGCGCCTGGTGGTGCCTTGGAAATACGGCTTTAAGTCGATCAAGTCGATCGTCTCGATTCGTTTTTCCGAAACCCAGCCGGCCACCGCCTGGAACCAGATCCAGCCACAGGAATACGGTTTCTATAGCAATGTGAATCCGCAGGTCAGCCATCCGCGTTGGAGTCAGGCCAGTGAGCGCGTACTGACCGGCAGCCTGTTTCCCAAGCGCCAAGACACCTTGATGTTTAACGGATACGCCGACGAGGTCGCATCGCTGTATGCCGGGATGGATTTGAAGGCCAACTTTTGA
- the pssA gene encoding CDP-diacylglycerol--serine O-phosphatidyltransferase: MPADKQPVSIDRRAQRRGIYLLPNLITTAALLAGFYSIVNAMRATPENGLFVVAAISIIVAGVLDGMDGRVARMTNTQSEFGVQFDSLSDMVSFGVAPAILSFSFALQYGGKVGWIAAFIFVACAALRLARFNVQTETADKRFFTGLASPAAAGTVAALTWTLGDMAVDGRDWLVLYLPLTAALGGLMVSNVNYRSFKELDPGSKVPFVALAAVVVVYAVISLDPPRVLLLIAMIYLFSGPAEWALGRLRPGKPSGN; this comes from the coding sequence ATGCCGGCAGACAAGCAGCCCGTTTCCATAGACCGGCGCGCGCAGCGCCGGGGTATCTACTTGCTGCCGAACTTGATTACCACCGCAGCGTTGTTGGCAGGCTTTTACAGCATCGTCAACGCGATGCGGGCGACCCCCGAAAATGGGTTGTTTGTGGTGGCCGCGATTAGCATTATCGTCGCGGGCGTTCTGGATGGCATGGATGGGCGTGTTGCTCGCATGACCAACACCCAATCCGAATTTGGCGTCCAGTTCGACTCTTTATCCGACATGGTGTCCTTTGGCGTAGCGCCGGCCATCCTGTCCTTTTCTTTTGCGCTTCAATACGGCGGTAAAGTCGGTTGGATTGCAGCCTTTATATTTGTCGCCTGCGCCGCCTTACGGTTGGCCCGGTTTAATGTTCAAACCGAAACGGCTGACAAGCGATTTTTTACGGGCCTAGCCTCCCCAGCCGCGGCAGGTACCGTCGCGGCACTGACCTGGACGCTCGGTGACATGGCCGTTGATGGGCGTGATTGGCTGGTGCTGTACTTGCCCTTGACCGCCGCCTTGGGTGGTTTGATGGTCAGTAACGTTAACTACCGTAGCTTCAAAGAATTAGATCCCGGTAGCAAAGTGCCGTTCGTGGCCTTGGCCGCGGTCGTCGTGGTGTATGCGGTCATCTCCTTGGATCCACCGCGTGTATTGCTGTTGATCGCTATGATTTACCTGTTCAGTGGTCCGGCTGAATGGGCGCTGGGCCGACTACGACCAGGTAAACCGTCCGGGAACTGA